The DNA segment CGAGGCAGTGACCGTCGTCGAGGCGTAGCCGGTACGTCCTCCATCAGGACGTGACCGGGAGTTACGTGCCAGTCGTAAGCGCCGACTGATCGACCCGATAGATCGTGACAGCCTGCCACTGTTTCTCGACGTGCACGGCATCCAGCTGGTCGACAGTGATCGGCCGATAGTGAACCCGCTCGTTCGAGCCGACGTAGATCAACTCGACGTCGTACTCGGCCAGTAACCGGCGCTGTTGGGCCGGCTGACCGGTGAATATCGTCTCGACGTCCTCGACGCGACGGTCGTAGACATCCGAGCCGCGATAGACGGCTTCCGGTGGCTTGCCGACCACGGTCGGAACGCCGGTCAGGCTGGCCGGCGCGTTGTCCCAGCGGTACTGCTGGCCGGGGTAGCTAACCATGTTCGGTTGCCCCTTGACTTCCTCGTCGAGCCAGTAGATGGACTCGTCTTCCGCAGGGTGGTCGGACTCGACGAAGGCCAGCGCGTCCATCGTCGGATCGACGTCCTCGTTCGCCGCGTCGATCAGCCAGATCCCGCCACCGAACGCGGCCGCGACGACGACCAGCCCGACGGCCAGTCGAGCCCCGGCACAGGACGCGTCACGGTCGGACGGTACCAGCGTCGGGGCCGCCCGCATCCCGATTCGTCCGAGAACGGCGAGGCCGAGCAGGAAGCTCGCGAACACGAGCCAGCCGGGCAGGACCGACAGCGGTTCGATCGGTACCGAGCCGGAGTCGGACAGCCCGAAGTGACCGGCGAGAACCAACAACCCGTACAGCGAGAGCACACCGACCAGTCCAGCTGCCACGATCTGGAAGGCGCGTCGCCACTGGCGGCCGGAGAGACCGAGCGCCGGACGGTGATCGGCCAGCAGTCGCACCAGCACGACCCCGGCCGCGACGGACGCGAGCACCCAGGCCTGGGCGTACACCTTGAACACCGTGTTGAACCGGCCGGGGATCGCGCCGTCCTGCAGATAGAGGAACTCCACGAGCACGATCAGCCCGGCGGCGGCGATCAACAGCACCGTCTCGAAGCCGAGTTTCGAGAGGGGGTCTCGATCCGTCGTAGTGGCCGTCTCATCGGACGGTCGCTCGTCCCGCAGCAGCGCCCATCCAATGAGGATCAGCGGAACGAACAGTCCGACAGCGGCGATACCGATCTCCGTCGTCACGGCGAGCGTCAGCGCGACGAGCGCGAAAAAGACCGGACGGGAGGACAGCGACGGTCGGGCGTGGCGATAGAGATACACCCAGAACAGAAGCAGGAACGCGCCGTGAGCGACGAGCAACTCCGCGAGCGTACTCCGGTGAGGAAGTACCCCGGGAGAACCGGTCGCGCTCGCCACCCAGAGCCAGTAGGGGGCCGACAACAGCCAGGCGATCGCGAGGACGGCCACGCCGGCGACAGTCGCGACGGCGAGGGTCCGCGCCTCGGTCCACAGTCGGTCAGTGGACGACACCGGCCGGCCAGTAGACGACGCGGAGCGGCCGGCGGACGACCGCACGTTCAGTATCGGCTGCTCGCGATCGAACAGTACCGCCATCGGCCGGTCCGGCGCGAGCGCGAGTGCCAAGACGGACAGTCCGCCGACGGCGGGGAACGACCAGGAGTTGACGACGGCGACGACGGCCCCGAGCGCCGGGACGACGCCGAAGATGGTCCCGAGCGTTCGGCGACGCGACCGATCCGCGCCGGCGACGAACACCTGAAAGAGCACCGCGGCGACGGCCAGTAGGAACGGCGTACTCATCATGTGGGCGTGCAGGTCGCCGTTGTACCACGCGAACAGCGGGAACTCCGTTATCGCGCCCTCGAGCACACGGCTGGCCGACCAGTAGTGAAACTCCGACAGCGACGATCCGATCCCGTACCCGCGCGGCAACGGGAGCAAGAGTCCGGCGAACGCCTCCCAGACACCTGCCAGCGCCGACGGGACCGTACCCAGCGGCCCGATCCGCGCTGCGACGGCATCCAGCAACGCGGCGCCGAACCGCAGCGGCGTCAGGAGGTTGCTGGCGAACCCGACGAAGAAGGCGGCCCCGATCCCGGCCCGTCGATACGAGAATCCCCGGTGGGCGGCGACCGAGCCGGCCAGCCCGTAGGCCGCCGTGACGAGCATGGCGTAGTACCCCGACAGTGCGAGGTTGTAGGCGAACCGCCCGGTGGTACCGGTCAGCCGCGCTAAAAGCGACGCGAGCAGGTGCCCGCCATAGTAATACCGGACGTGCTCGCCCGCGAACCAGGCGTCCTCGGGCGGGATCGTCGACCCGCGCAGCGAGGACTGCAACAGGCTCATATCGAGGAACTTCTCGCCGCCGCCGGGCGAGGCCGCCGGATCGACAGCCCGGATCGCGACGAGAAAGAGAAACGCGACCGCGAACACGAGCGCAGTGCGAGCGTAGGCGTCGTGATCGACCTCGAAACCGCGATAGATCGCAAACGCCGAGAGTCCGGCGAGCACGAGGAGACCAGTCCAGAGTCCCAGCTGGATAGACACGCGCCCGAGGACGAACACGACGAGCCAGACGACCGCCAGCGCGAGCGGGAGCGCCAGCGAAGCCCCGCGGTCCTCCATATCGGGCAACAGCGCGTGTGCGAGGGGCTGCCCGAGGTACAGCAACAGGAGGTACGTCACCAGCCAGAGCGCGACCAGCCCGTATTCCATCACGACCACGAACGGCGATCCGGGCAAAAGGCTTTGTGAATCGTCCACCTCCGGGGACGAACCCGATTGATGAGGGCTACTGCTCGCCGTCAGCGTTGCTCTCTGCGTCAGTCAGACTCCGAATCGCATAGGCCGCGCCGCCGATCGTGCCGAGCGCGCTCGAGACGACGCCGAACCCGGGACCGAAGCCGTCACCCGTCTCAGTCGCTGTGTCGGTGCCCGTCCCGGCGTCGGATCGAGTCGTGGTGGGGGTGGTCGTCAGCTCCGGTTCGACGGCGACATCGATCGTGGCGGTGTCGGACCCGCCCTGTCCGTCGGAAACAGTCACTTCGACGGAGACGGTGGCCGCCTCGCCGACCGAGGGCGCAGCGAACGAGGTCGTCGAACCGGTGTCGCCGGCGAGGTCGACGTCGGGCCCGCCAGCCTGCGTCCACGCGTAACTAAGCGTGCCGCCGTTGGGGTCAGAGGAGTTGCCGGCGTCGAGTTCGACCGTCGTCCCCGCCGGAACCGGCTCCTCGACGTCCGTGCTGAGCGTGACCTCGGCGACGGGCCCCTCGTTCTCCGACTGGGGCAGAACTGTCGTCGTCGTCGTCACTCCCGTGCTGTTGCCGTCGGTGTCGGTCACGGTCACCGTGAACTCAAGGGCCGTCTCCTCGCTGACCTCCGGTGCGGTGAACGTCGGGTCGGGCACTGTCGCATCGGAGAGCTCGGCCGAGGGACCGGCGACCTGCACCCAGTTGTAGGTGAGCGATTGGCCGTCGGGATCGGTCGATCCTGTCGCGTCGAGAGTCGCCTCCGCCGTCGCGAAGACGGTATCCGGCGCAGTCGCGCTGGCGGTCGGCCGCCCGTCGGCGTCCAGTTGCGGGACGAACGGGAGCCGGGTACCGTCCTCGAACGCCATCGCCTCGGACTGAGGGACGCCCTCGGGCGTGATCATGTCGAGAGCGTTCGAGTTTTCGCCCTCGGCGCTCCCGCCGCCGAAGTTCCACTCGGTCGGCTCTGCCTGGACAGTCCGGACCTGTCCGGCCGCGAACCCGTCGTACCCGAACAAAAGCGGGGCGAACTGGAGTTCCTCCGCGTCGCCGATCACGTCCGCCGGGAAGTCGAAGGAGATTGCCGGCAGGTCCGGATGGACTGTCGTCGCCACGTCCTCGGAGACGATCGATCCGTCGGCCGCTTCGATCGCCTGCAGATCGTAGCCGGTCACGGCAGCGCGGTAGTGGTAGGGCTGTGCGAAGTCCGTGTTCGTCCCCGTCCGGCCCTCCGTCGTCGCCGGAACGGCCGGGTCCGCCGTCGGGTCCCGGATGTAGACCTGCATGAAGTACAGCGAGAAGCCCTGGCTGCCAGACCACTGGTTCGTGATCTCGTCGTTCAGGTAGTAGACGAACCGGTAGCGATCCCCGGCCCGGTACAGCTCGACGTCCGTGATGTCGAACGTCCCGGGCGTCAGTATCTCGGCAGTCGGATATTCGTAGCTGCCGGGCCCGTGATCGTCGCCGGTCGGATCGCTCCAGTCGTGCACGAGCGTCCCGGAGAAGTTCGACAGCGGGAGCAGGGGGACGGCGTCGCCGCTTTCGAGAACTGTCGACTGGTCGGCTTCCTCCGCGAGTAGATCGATGACTGCTGGGGCGTCCTCAGCGTCGGCCCCGCCGAACGTCGTCTCGGTCGCCTCGGACTCGACCGGTCGGATCCCGCCCGGACTGTCGGGGTCGTCGCCGAATACGAGCGGGGCGACGGCCGCGCCGTCCAGCCCGCCGCCGAGAGCTGCCTTCGGCACCGAGACGGCAATCGCCCCCTGAGAGGGGTAGCCCGCAGCGTCGACGGACTCGGAGACAACCGTGCCGGTGGCGTCCTCGACGACGTTGCGACCTCGATCGCCCGTGGCGACGATCCGGTAGTTGTAGGGACTCGCGAAGGAGACGTTGGTGGCGGTTCGACCCTCAGTCGCGGTCGGGCCGTCGCCGTCGGTGGCGACGTACAGCTGGAGGTGCTGCAGGGAGAATCCGAGCCCGCCATCGAGCGGGTTCGTGATCTCGCCGGCCGGTTCGAGCACGAACAGGAGGCGGTCGCCGGTGTCCCTGATGGTGAACCGTTCGACGTCGAACGCGCCGTCGGTGAACGCCTCGCCGGTCGGGTAGGTGTACGTGCCCGGCCCGTCGTCGTCGCCGACCGGGTCGTCCCACTCGGCGAGCAAGTCGCCCTCGAAGGGGTCCGTCAGGACGAGATACGGGATCCCGGCGTCCGATGCGAGCACGTCCGCTGCCGACATGCCCTCCGGCGTGAACAGGTCGATCACGTTGGGCACGTCACCGTCGGCGCCGCCGAAGCGACGCTCGCCGGCGGACTCGTCGACGCGAGCGACGTTGCCCGGCGCGTCCGGATCGTAGCCCGCGACCAGCGGGACGAGTTGCTCGTCGGTCGGGTTGCCCGGCACGGCGTGTTTCGGGACGTCGACCCGGATCGAACGCGTCGACGGACTCGCGAACACCGATCCCTCGGCGATCGTCTCCCCGTCGGGCGTCTCGACGCGTGCACCGTGCTCGCCGTCGGCGACGATCCGGTACTGATACGGCGCCGAGAGCGTCGCGTCGATCCCCTCACGGGCCGCGGTCGACCCCGACGGGTCCGTCGGATCCCGGAGGTAGAGCTGCAAGTGCTGGACGGAAAAGCCGCCGTCGTAACCGAAGGAGTTCTCGATCGGCCCGTCGAACCGGAAGCGGAACTGATAGTCCGTCTCCGATTCGTGGAGGTCGAGACGGGTCAGATCGAGCGCCCCCTCGGCGTAGGCGTCGCCGGTCGGATACGTGTAGGGTACGTCGCCGGCGTCGTCGTCGATGCCGACGACGTGGCTCCCCAGCCCCGACAGCGACGGCGTCTCCAGGATCGCGACGGAGCCGACCTCGACGGTTGTGGTCTCGCCGTCGCCGTCGACGCCGAGGTCGTCGCCGGTACGCAGATCGGTCGTCGAGACGGAGCCGCGGAGATCGACGCGGGCGGAGTCGTCCCCGAAGTTCAGGACGACCACGACCGTCTGGTCGCCGGCGTCCCGGCCGTAGGCGACGACGTTCTCGGAGTCGCTCTCGTAGTAGGCGCCCCGGAAGTCGGCGTCGTGTGCGAGCGCGGGAATCTCCTCGCGGGCCGCGATCAGCGACTTGTAGAACGCCAGATGCTCCTCGTCGTAGTCGTCCCAGTTCATGAACGCGCGGGCGTACCCCTGGTCGGTGACGCGGGGTTCGCTGTACTCCGGCAGCGCCCGTTCCTGCCCGTAGTAGATCATGGGCGTGCCCGGGAGCGTGAACGTCGCCGCGGCGGCGGCCCGCTCGGCCTGCTTGTCGACGTTGTTGAGATACCGCGGGAGGTCGTGGTTCTCCAGGTACTGTAAGAATAGCGTCCGATCCGGGATCCCGCTGCGGTTGCGCTCGGTGATCGCGTCGACGACGTTGCTGGCATCCAGCCCCTGCCCGACGTCGACCAGCGTCTGGTAGAGCACGTCGTCGAAGTGCTGGTCGAACTCCCCTTCGCTAAACCGCCGCATGTAGGGGATGGTCTCGTCCAGCAGGAACGCGTCCTCGTCGATCGCCTTGACGCGCTCGCGGACCTCCTTCCAGAAGCCGTGGGGGACGCCGTAGCCGACGTCACACCGGAAGCCGTCGACCTTCTCGGCCCAGTAGTCCACAGCCGAAAGGACGTGCTCGCGCATCGCGACCGACTGGTAGTTGATGTTCATCAGGTC comes from the Halapricum desulfuricans genome and includes:
- a CDS encoding DUF2298 domain-containing protein, whose amino-acid sequence is MEYGLVALWLVTYLLLLYLGQPLAHALLPDMEDRGASLALPLALAVVWLVVFVLGRVSIQLGLWTGLLVLAGLSAFAIYRGFEVDHDAYARTALVFAVAFLFLVAIRAVDPAASPGGGEKFLDMSLLQSSLRGSTIPPEDAWFAGEHVRYYYGGHLLASLLARLTGTTGRFAYNLALSGYYAMLVTAAYGLAGSVAAHRGFSYRRAGIGAAFFVGFASNLLTPLRFGAALLDAVAARIGPLGTVPSALAGVWEAFAGLLLPLPRGYGIGSSLSEFHYWSASRVLEGAITEFPLFAWYNGDLHAHMMSTPFLLAVAAVLFQVFVAGADRSRRRTLGTIFGVVPALGAVVAVVNSWSFPAVGGLSVLALALAPDRPMAVLFDREQPILNVRSSAGRSASSTGRPVSSTDRLWTEARTLAVATVAGVAVLAIAWLLSAPYWLWVASATGSPGVLPHRSTLAELLVAHGAFLLLFWVYLYRHARPSLSSRPVFFALVALTLAVTTEIGIAAVGLFVPLILIGWALLRDERPSDETATTTDRDPLSKLGFETVLLIAAAGLIVLVEFLYLQDGAIPGRFNTVFKVYAQAWVLASVAAGVVLVRLLADHRPALGLSGRQWRRAFQIVAAGLVGVLSLYGLLVLAGHFGLSDSGSVPIEPLSVLPGWLVFASFLLGLAVLGRIGMRAAPTLVPSDRDASCAGARLAVGLVVVAAAFGGGIWLIDAANEDVDPTMDALAFVESDHPAEDESIYWLDEEVKGQPNMVSYPGQQYRWDNAPASLTGVPTVVGKPPEAVYRGSDVYDRRVEDVETIFTGQPAQQRRLLAEYDVELIYVGSNERVHYRPITVDQLDAVHVEKQWQAVTIYRVDQSALTTGT
- a CDS encoding glucodextranase DOMON-like domain-containing protein; protein product: MRRRQYLGSVAGLGALSVLPTVDGTARALSAGVTPQSHHPGPPRVMHAGERLVDPPAADYKGDPSPDDRDLLAPRVPDPQRDPDNYGADAFTWTVVETPPDSELEGFYENDAEYDYGTDNVVAFDPDVPGRYVLELDAPDGTHELTVRVFPEPASDAAGPPRVRPTGEYDAGADAFVIEANQATAPDSDTSPEDVTVEFLTDDRDGLTDSDLGVDGATATVPADAIDDTARVHVVTVDDQPSVIETVELDADAGAVTPLNAPPEWLKDATMYEIFTRSFGTEAGEVDFQYLQSKVDYLADLGVDVVWLTPVVDATTHREDDPVGGPHGYDTIDYFETAPALGTVEEYEAFIDACHEQDIKVCFDLVINHTARRHPFFQDTVDAGEDSKYYDWYERTADGSPANYFSWSDLMNINYQSVAMREHVLSAVDYWAEKVDGFRCDVGYGVPHGFWKEVRERVKAIDEDAFLLDETIPYMRRFSEGEFDQHFDDVLYQTLVDVGQGLDASNVVDAITERNRSGIPDRTLFLQYLENHDLPRYLNNVDKQAERAAAAATFTLPGTPMIYYGQERALPEYSEPRVTDQGYARAFMNWDDYDEEHLAFYKSLIAAREEIPALAHDADFRGAYYESDSENVVAYGRDAGDQTVVVVLNFGDDSARVDLRGSVSTTDLRTGDDLGVDGDGETTTVEVGSVAILETPSLSGLGSHVVGIDDDAGDVPYTYPTGDAYAEGALDLTRLDLHESETDYQFRFRFDGPIENSFGYDGGFSVQHLQLYLRDPTDPSGSTAAREGIDATLSAPYQYRIVADGEHGARVETPDGETIAEGSVFASPSTRSIRVDVPKHAVPGNPTDEQLVPLVAGYDPDAPGNVARVDESAGERRFGGADGDVPNVIDLFTPEGMSAADVLASDAGIPYLVLTDPFEGDLLAEWDDPVGDDDGPGTYTYPTGEAFTDGAFDVERFTIRDTGDRLLFVLEPAGEITNPLDGGLGFSLQHLQLYVATDGDGPTATEGRTATNVSFASPYNYRIVATGDRGRNVVEDATGTVVSESVDAAGYPSQGAIAVSVPKAALGGGLDGAAVAPLVFGDDPDSPGGIRPVESEATETTFGGADAEDAPAVIDLLAEEADQSTVLESGDAVPLLPLSNFSGTLVHDWSDPTGDDHGPGSYEYPTAEILTPGTFDITDVELYRAGDRYRFVYYLNDEITNQWSGSQGFSLYFMQVYIRDPTADPAVPATTEGRTGTNTDFAQPYHYRAAVTGYDLQAIEAADGSIVSEDVATTVHPDLPAISFDFPADVIGDAEELQFAPLLFGYDGFAAGQVRTVQAEPTEWNFGGGSAEGENSNALDMITPEGVPQSEAMAFEDGTRLPFVPQLDADGRPTASATAPDTVFATAEATLDATGSTDPDGQSLTYNWVQVAGPSAELSDATVPDPTFTAPEVSEETALEFTVTVTDTDGNSTGVTTTTTVLPQSENEGPVAEVTLSTDVEEPVPAGTTVELDAGNSSDPNGGTLSYAWTQAGGPDVDLAGDTGSTTSFAAPSVGEAATVSVEVTVSDGQGGSDTATIDVAVEPELTTTPTTTRSDAGTGTDTATETGDGFGPGFGVVSSALGTIGGAAYAIRSLTDAESNADGEQ